A genomic segment from Lignipirellula cremea encodes:
- a CDS encoding type II secretion system protein, whose product MNSHLRKRPGGFTLVELLVVITIITILAGLTTVGIGAAIRSAHKAAIALEINELSRAVEAYYTKFGDYFPATVNLTNPSSANAIAFNKHLRKAFRNHTETPTSLTAALGNTSPGATLDAAETMVFFLGQAPTSLKLNPKLPVSGAGNPIALFTFNETRILDPDGDGFFSYYPKYGDGTFLAYFDHSSYAVTSFTQSGKGTVSPYFKSNTANDFINPETYQIISAGLDGQFGHVQASPNDRKVFPSGINYDPDGEDNDNIANFSEGRALEDLLP is encoded by the coding sequence ATGAACAGCCACCTCCGAAAGCGGCCCGGCGGCTTCACCCTGGTCGAATTGCTCGTGGTGATCACCATCATTACGATCCTGGCCGGGTTGACGACCGTCGGCATTGGGGCCGCAATTCGCTCCGCCCATAAGGCCGCGATCGCGCTCGAAATTAACGAGCTCAGCCGCGCCGTCGAAGCCTACTACACCAAATTCGGCGACTACTTCCCGGCGACCGTGAACCTGACCAACCCCTCGTCCGCTAACGCGATCGCGTTCAACAAACACCTGCGGAAGGCGTTCCGGAACCACACCGAAACGCCCACCTCGTTGACCGCCGCCCTGGGGAACACCTCGCCGGGCGCCACCCTTGATGCTGCGGAAACGATGGTCTTTTTTCTGGGACAAGCGCCGACGAGCCTGAAGCTCAACCCCAAGCTGCCGGTCTCCGGCGCCGGCAATCCGATCGCCCTGTTCACCTTTAATGAAACCCGTATCCTCGACCCCGACGGCGATGGCTTCTTCTCCTACTATCCCAAGTACGGGGACGGCACCTTCCTGGCGTACTTTGATCACAGTTCGTACGCCGTGACTTCGTTCACGCAATCCGGGAAAGGGACCGTCAGCCCTTACTTCAAATCGAACACGGCGAACGACTTTATTAACCCCGAGACGTACCAGATTATTTCGGCCGGACTCGATGGCCAGTTCGGGCATGTACAAGCCTCGCCGAACGATCGGAAGGTTTTCCCTTCGGGCATCAACTACGATCCCGACGGCGAAGATAACGACAACATCGCCAACTTTAGCGAAGGCCGCGCCCTGGAGGATCTTCTCCCATGA
- a CDS encoding pilus assembly FimT family protein yields the protein MIPCRLQRNVRQGVARRLAGTTLIELLVVIGIMLLLAALTIPLVKPLLDGQTTREGSRVLNAAFAMAKARASELQRPVGLFFDRGVEGKDACLQVFLAESPLPYCGDTTTARVVSITPVGGLTADATFDAQSASIAAPVDPMATLAPPPIINPGDQIRFNYQGPYYDIVAIDRTNVNAPVIRFRHRTAPLPAAVTGVPYQIVRAPRATLRHLNMPKGVAIDLSASGSEATGIEFGSATAGPGTPLVVMFTPSGNIDRVIAGGSIQHPIGSLHFLVGRDDQVNSSNIVDPEANLADMANVWVSVGIRNGLVTSSANVDNSAATTNLERIQFAREFAIRSLTLGSD from the coding sequence ATGATTCCCTGCCGCCTTCAACGCAACGTTCGCCAAGGCGTTGCCCGACGCCTTGCCGGCACAACTCTGATTGAGTTGCTGGTCGTGATCGGCATTATGCTGCTGCTGGCCGCGCTGACGATTCCGCTGGTCAAGCCGTTACTCGACGGCCAGACCACCCGGGAAGGATCGCGCGTGCTGAACGCCGCTTTTGCGATGGCCAAGGCCCGGGCCAGCGAACTGCAGCGTCCGGTCGGGCTGTTCTTTGACCGGGGCGTGGAAGGGAAAGACGCCTGCCTGCAGGTGTTCCTGGCCGAGTCCCCGTTGCCGTACTGCGGCGATACGACGACGGCCCGCGTTGTTTCCATTACGCCGGTCGGCGGCCTGACAGCCGACGCCACCTTTGACGCTCAGAGCGCCAGCATCGCCGCCCCGGTGGATCCAATGGCCACGCTGGCCCCGCCGCCCATCATTAACCCGGGCGACCAGATTCGCTTCAATTATCAGGGCCCGTACTACGATATCGTGGCGATCGACCGCACCAATGTGAACGCTCCGGTAATCCGGTTCCGTCATCGCACGGCTCCGTTGCCGGCGGCGGTGACGGGGGTGCCCTATCAGATTGTCCGCGCCCCGCGGGCCACGCTGCGGCATTTGAACATGCCTAAGGGCGTCGCCATTGATCTGTCGGCGTCGGGCTCGGAAGCGACCGGCATTGAGTTTGGCTCGGCGACCGCAGGTCCGGGCACGCCGCTGGTCGTGATGTTTACGCCGTCGGGAAATATCGATCGCGTGATCGCGGGCGGCAGCATCCAGCATCCGATCGGGTCGTTGCACTTCCTGGTGGGACGCGACGACCAGGTGAACAGCTCCAACATTGTCGATCCGGAAGCGAACCTTGCCGACATGGCCAATGTGTGGGTCTCGGTCGGCATCCGGAACGGCCTGGTGACCTCCTCGGCGAATGTCGATAACAGCGCGGCCACGACGAACCTGGAAAGAATTCAGTTCGCTCGCGAGTTTGCGATCCGGTCTTTGACCCTGGGCTCCGATTGA
- a CDS encoding prepilin-type N-terminal cleavage/methylation domain-containing protein: MILRRGFTLVEMLIVVSILTLVAGMLLFAMQGVTEQARTRSTETEIQRISDVLLERWDSYKTRPVRVAAGAGLMQRRLNALRELQRAELPERKSDVTTGTVAMSPVQRGYQRKVLRLVQKVNPSHTISNWTTQHESAECLWLILGSLTVGDTNALSLLTEKEVGDTDGDGVPEVLDAWGVPLMFLRWAPGFSQSTLQGPGATTPAIDVFDPLQADPRYFDGSGVRKQADVPVLFALTPLIASAGPDKEFGLAFDIFGSSAPLNYAQTTPPNDPYFDPRPTLPQAGTADVSVNTWADNITNHLVE; the protein is encoded by the coding sequence ATGATCCTTCGCCGAGGCTTTACGCTGGTGGAAATGCTCATCGTTGTGTCGATCCTTACGCTGGTCGCCGGGATGCTGCTGTTCGCCATGCAGGGCGTGACCGAACAGGCCCGCACCCGCAGCACGGAAACCGAGATCCAGCGCATCAGCGACGTTTTGCTGGAACGCTGGGACAGCTACAAAACCCGTCCGGTGCGCGTCGCTGCCGGCGCTGGCCTGATGCAGCGCCGTTTGAACGCCCTGCGGGAACTGCAGCGGGCCGAACTGCCGGAACGGAAGAGCGATGTCACCACCGGCACCGTCGCCATGTCGCCCGTCCAGCGCGGCTACCAGCGGAAAGTGCTTCGCCTGGTGCAGAAGGTGAATCCGTCCCACACGATCAGCAACTGGACGACCCAGCATGAAAGCGCGGAGTGCCTGTGGCTGATTCTCGGCTCGCTGACGGTCGGCGATACCAACGCCTTGAGTCTGCTCACCGAGAAAGAAGTCGGCGACACCGACGGCGACGGCGTGCCCGAAGTCCTCGACGCCTGGGGGGTACCGCTGATGTTCCTCCGCTGGGCTCCTGGCTTTTCGCAGTCGACCCTGCAGGGACCCGGCGCCACCACCCCGGCGATTGATGTGTTTGATCCGCTCCAGGCCGATCCCCGCTACTTCGACGGCAGCGGGGTTCGCAAGCAGGCGGACGTGCCGGTGTTGTTTGCTTTGACGCCGTTGATTGCCTCGGCCGGTCCCGACAAAGAGTTTGGCCTGGCGTTCGATATCTTCGGCTCCAGTGCGCCGCTGAACTATGCCCAGACCACGCCGCCGAACGACCCGTATTTTGACCCGAGGCCGACCCTGCCCCAGGCCGGCACGGCCGATGTGAGCGTCAATACCTGGGCCGACAATATCACTAACCATCTGGTTGAATAA